A genomic region of Drosophila kikkawai strain 14028-0561.14 chromosome X, DkikHiC1v2, whole genome shotgun sequence contains the following coding sequences:
- the LOC108074192 gene encoding probable E3 ubiquitin-protein ligase bre1, whose amino-acid sequence MPSTNLKNLLKKELQFLCVVNSLDATGTKNILIWRLQQIAKPQIEQSVLKLKSNWEFTKFDEMEHSRNLSNGTKNDATVSTETKNNNVEKCDEGEERNNESGQQNSERREKMQNEDGDDQYNEEEDGKDDVKKIDDVKKIDDVKKIDDVKKMDDVKKTDDVKKNENVREIDNAKQDGNGNNNVREADGKNNGDCNESGNMKEQCDLDVILQRFEIFKKDEKIRQLEKELANIKNQQSYAEGTRNKISLEMLKELVYVFEGDNKFSNWRTMINNVRKMYNVDDDVMRAVIFNKVKGKALEWVIANPTLMAETVDFLLDEMAKHFEKKGSKLITRKQLQLCTWKRGKRFDEYFQEMVSLGNEIDLDEDELIEYMIAGIPDVNLRNMAKLQNFSTKTEILEAFIDIELQWTSSTQRNAQEQKDAGKTQRRNVKCYNCNSLGHIASECRKPKREMGTCFACGKPGHQAKDCEQYKKRDVQNEYKHS is encoded by the exons atgccATCgacaaacttaaaaaatttgcttaaaaaagAATTGCAATTTTTGTGCGTCGTGAATAGTTTGGATGCTACCGGCACCAAAAATATTCTGATTTGGAGGTTGCAACAAATAGCGAAACCGCAAATTGAGCAGAGCGTGctgaaattaaaaagtaattgGGAATTTACTAAATTCGACGAAATGGAACATTCGAGAAACCTTTCGAATGGGACGAAAAACGACGCCACCGTTTCGACAGAAACCAAGAACAACAACGTAGAGAAATGCGACGAAGGAGAAGAGAGAAACAACGAGAGTGGCCAACAGAATAGCGAGAGACGAGAGAAGATGCAAAATGAAGATGGCGACGACCAGTACAACGAAGAAGAAGATGGAAAGGACGACGTAAAGAAAATCGACGACGTAAAGAAAATCGACGACGTAAAGAAAATCGACGACGTAAAGAAAATGGACGACGTAAAGAAAACCGACGACGTgaagaaaaatgaaaacgtAAGGGAGATAGACAACGCGAAGCaagatggaaatggaaacaACAACGTAAGGGAAGCGGACGGAAAAAACAATGGAGATTGTAACGAGTCCGGAAATATGAAAGAGCAATGCGATTTAGACGTTATTCTACAAcgctttgaaatttttaagaaagatGAAAAAATACGTCAACTGGAGAAAGAATTGgctaatattaaaaaccaacaaagTTATGCAGAGGGtacaagaaataaaatatctctGGAAATGTTAAAGGAGCTGGTATACGTTTTTGAAGGCGACAATAAATTCTCCAACTGGCGTACAATGATCAACAATGTTCGGAAAATGTACAACGTAGATGACGATGTGATGCGAGCGGTAATCTTTAACAAAGTCAAAGGCAAAGCATTGGAATGGGTGATTGCTAATCCTACGCTAATGGCAGAAACTGTAGATTTTCTGTTAGATGAAATGGCCAAACATTTTGAAAAGAAAGGGTCTAAACTAATTACCAGGAAACAACTACAATTATGCACCTGGAAAAGAGGAAAACGCTTCGACGAATATTTCCAAGAAATGGTATCTCTGGGAAATGAAATTGATCTGGATGAAGACGAGCTGATCGAGTACATGATAGCGGGAATTCCGGATGTAAATCTTCGGAACATGGCGAAACTACAAAATTTCTCGACGAAGACCGAAATTTTAGAAGCATTCATCGATATCGAGTTACAATGGACATCATCCACACAACGAAACGCACAGGAACAGAAGGATGCTGGAAAAACTCAAAGGCGAAATGTTAAGTGTTACAACTGTAACAGTTTGGGGCACATAGCAAGCGAATGTCGAAAGCCGAAACGAGAGATGGGTACTTGCTTCGCTTGTGGAAAACCTGGACATCAAGCTAAGGATTGTGAGCAGTATAAAAAACGAGATGTACAAAATGAATAT AAACACTCTTAG